CTGCTCTTTCGGTTTGCTGTTGTCACCCACAGCAGTTGTCGTCTTTTCCATAGTCATCCATTAACCCTCCACGGCTGCTTGTCCTGAGATCTTCATCTGCAGGAGAAAACGATCCAGCGCGATCTCTAGCTCTCTAAGCAAACTCTCGTCTTTAACGCTTTGCAATAGTCCCTCAATAGACTGAAGCGATTGATGAAGCTTGTCCGTCAGTTGAGAATCGCATTTATATTTCATTTTCAGCATCTTCCAGTCCTTCTGATCAAGGTTCTGGTCTTGAAGCTGCTTGCGTTCTTCCTCTGTCGCAGTCTCCATCATCTTCCAATAGCAATAGCCATTTCCTGCATTCGCGGGATCATCACTACGGAGAAGCTCTAGAGCTACGGTCTCACACTGACTGAATTCAGCCAGCAGCTTCTCCCACAGCTCCACTAAGGAGTTCTCAATCATAGGAGTAAAAGAAAGGAACAGCCGCATATTCAGCTGTACCATGTGCCGCAAGTATTGTTCAGCCGAGAGGCGTATTCCCCTCATCTTCACGTAGAGATTCGCTTTCAAGACATTGAAATCTGCAATTGCCTTACTCAAGATTCCAACCATCTCAATTTGATCACTCTTTGCAAGCAAATGATAAAACCAGCTACTGAAGTAATCGCCAGCAAGTACCTTCAATTGACGGGAACGCATGGGGTCTCCACCCTGTCTATCATTCGAACGATCGATTACCTCATGAGTGTCCAGACCCAGTTGAACAAGCGCTGTCACAAGCGTGTACAACTCTCCAGCACTTCCTTTTGCAGAAGAAGCGTGGTTTAGAAAAATATATAACAAATGACCCCGGCCATCAGAAAACGGCGGCAAATCCGTATGCTTCTGAATCATGTCGTAGTCGGTGTAGGGTTTAGCCAGTTGCGGTATGCAGTACGGTTTCATTTCAGCCTCCGAAGCCATTGACATTATAATAATTCGTTTGTTCACAATCTTGTCTATTATATC
The window above is part of the Paenibacillus sp. FSL K6-0276 genome. Proteins encoded here:
- a CDS encoding heptaprenyl diphosphate synthase component 1, yielding MNKRIIIMSMASEAEMKPYCIPQLAKPYTDYDMIQKHTDLPPFSDGRGHLLYIFLNHASSAKGSAGELYTLVTALVQLGLDTHEVIDRSNDRQGGDPMRSRQLKVLAGDYFSSWFYHLLAKSDQIEMVGILSKAIADFNVLKANLYVKMRGIRLSAEQYLRHMVQLNMRLFLSFTPMIENSLVELWEKLLAEFSQCETVALELLRSDDPANAGNGYCYWKMMETATEEERKQLQDQNLDQKDWKMLKMKYKCDSQLTDKLHQSLQSIEGLLQSVKDESLLRELEIALDRFLLQMKISGQAAVEG